The following coding sequences are from one Hugenholtzia roseola DSM 9546 window:
- the fsa gene encoding fructose-6-phosphate aldolase: protein MKFFVDTANLQEIAECKALGVLDGVTTNPSLMAKVGITGKDAIFAHYKAICEIVGEGDVSAEVIATDFEGIVAEGEALAAIDPNIVVKVPMIKDGVKAIKYFTEKGIKTNCTLVFSAGQAILAAKAGATYVSPFIGRLDDIGADGLGFIEQLVRIFDNYGFETEILAASIRHTTHLIACAEMGADVATCPASVIMGLLKHPLTDSGLATFLQDAKKLSL from the coding sequence ATGAAGTTCTTTGTAGATACTGCTAATTTGCAAGAGATTGCAGAATGTAAGGCGTTAGGCGTTTTAGATGGCGTAACGACCAATCCAAGTTTGATGGCAAAAGTGGGCATTACAGGTAAAGATGCTATTTTTGCCCATTACAAGGCTATTTGTGAGATTGTGGGCGAAGGTGATGTAAGTGCGGAGGTCATTGCTACTGATTTTGAGGGCATTGTAGCGGAAGGCGAAGCCTTAGCCGCCATAGACCCTAATATTGTAGTAAAAGTACCGATGATAAAAGATGGTGTAAAAGCGATTAAATATTTTACTGAAAAAGGAATTAAGACAAACTGCACACTGGTTTTTTCGGCAGGGCAGGCTATTTTAGCAGCAAAGGCAGGTGCTACTTATGTTTCGCCTTTTATTGGGCGTTTGGACGATATTGGCGCAGATGGCTTGGGTTTTATCGAGCAACTTGTCAGAATTTTTGATAATTACGGCTTCGAAACAGAAATTTTGGCGGCTTCTATTCGCCACACAACGCACCTTATTGCCTGTGCCGAAATGGGCGCGGATGTCGCAACCTGCCCTGCTTCGGTGATTATGGGGCTATTAAAGCACCCACTAACGGATTCAGGATTGGCAACTTTTTTACAAGATGCGAAAAAATTAAGCCTTTAA
- a CDS encoding glycosyltransferase, producing MNLTFIFFLICFVIQLYFIVFYFGKLSIQLQKTQRPTLHSKQDAPIGVSIVIAAKNEAQNLPALLENLAEQDYPLFEILIVDDFSTDQTKEILESYQKKIPFLRYLPLQTLADSGGKKRALNAGILESRYDLLLLTDADCLPKSKRWIQFFVEKMEDSKVQIVLGVSPYRVAPTLLNWVVQWETLLTALQYLSFALKGKPYMGVGRNLAYRKSLFLSKGGFSKHWHFKSGDDDLFVQGAAEAQNTAILTESDSHTFSDAPTTWWAWFLQKKRHLAAGNYYRTNIRLHLAFFLLSLIGFYVTLSWIYLGTKWGIEAGALYLFRYVIFSLVLHLITRKLAYSLAVLTLPFFELFFVLYYPFTALTAFFSPHTTWKK from the coding sequence ATGAACCTTACTTTTATTTTTTTTCTAATTTGTTTTGTCATACAGTTATATTTTATAGTTTTTTATTTTGGAAAACTAAGTATTCAACTCCAAAAAACACAACGCCCTACTTTACATTCGAAACAAGACGCACCTATTGGGGTTTCTATCGTGATTGCAGCCAAAAATGAGGCGCAAAACCTGCCTGCCTTGTTAGAAAACTTAGCGGAACAGGATTATCCTCTCTTTGAAATTTTAATCGTCGATGACTTTTCTACCGACCAGACAAAAGAAATTTTGGAGTCTTACCAAAAAAAAATACCTTTCCTGCGCTATCTGCCACTACAAACCTTAGCGGATAGTGGAGGTAAGAAAAGAGCCTTAAATGCAGGAATTTTGGAAAGCCGTTACGACTTACTCCTACTTACAGATGCAGACTGTTTGCCAAAAAGCAAAAGATGGATACAGTTTTTTGTAGAAAAAATGGAAGACTCAAAAGTGCAAATCGTATTAGGAGTTTCCCCTTATCGCGTTGCCCCTACGCTGCTCAATTGGGTAGTACAATGGGAAACACTCCTGACAGCCTTGCAGTATCTAAGTTTTGCTTTAAAGGGAAAACCCTATATGGGCGTAGGGCGAAATTTGGCGTATCGGAAGTCGTTATTTCTTTCAAAAGGGGGATTTTCAAAACATTGGCATTTTAAAAGTGGTGATGACGACCTTTTTGTGCAGGGCGCAGCAGAGGCGCAAAATACTGCCATTCTGACAGAATCAGATAGCCATACCTTTTCAGACGCACCGACAACTTGGTGGGCTTGGTTTTTGCAAAAGAAAAGGCATCTGGCGGCAGGCAACTATTATCGGACGAATATCCGCCTGCATTTAGCATTTTTTTTACTCTCCTTAATAGGTTTTTATGTAACTTTGTCATGGATATACTTAGGTACAAAATGGGGAATAGAAGCAGGGGCATTGTATCTGTTTCGTTATGTAATATTTTCGCTTGTTTTGCATCTAATTACTCGAAAGTTAGCCTACTCGCTTGCGGTACTCACCTTGCCGTTTTTTGAGCTGTTTTTTGTTCTCTACTATCCCTTCACCGCCCTTACTGCCTTTTTTAGCCCACACACCACATGGAAAAAATAA
- a CDS encoding RNA polymerase sigma factor: MEKINKNDPNEELDKQFSNKAQKDFELIDLAVKGDERAYAELMNKYRNSVYFMLLKMVKNTDDAEDLTIEAFTKAFRNLKKFKKEYTFSTWLFRIATNNCIDFIRKKKLETTSIHSSYKNDNGEAMMMEVRDQTPTPQEEAIKTQKAEFVRHFVEMLPAKYKRLVELRYFDELSYEEIAEELEAPLGTVKAQLHRARELLYDLVKDKKDVI, encoded by the coding sequence ATGGAAAAAATAAACAAAAACGACCCCAACGAAGAGCTGGACAAACAATTTTCTAACAAAGCACAAAAAGACTTCGAACTCATAGACTTAGCCGTCAAAGGAGATGAGCGTGCCTACGCCGAATTGATGAACAAATACCGCAATTCGGTCTATTTTATGCTATTGAAGATGGTAAAAAATACCGATGATGCCGAAGATTTGACCATTGAAGCCTTTACAAAAGCCTTTCGAAACCTAAAAAAGTTCAAAAAAGAATACACTTTCAGCACTTGGCTTTTTCGTATCGCTACCAATAATTGTATAGATTTTATCCGAAAAAAGAAATTAGAAACAACAAGTATTCATAGTTCCTATAAAAATGACAACGGGGAGGCGATGATGATGGAAGTGCGCGACCAAACGCCCACCCCACAGGAAGAGGCAATAAAAACACAGAAAGCCGAATTTGTACGCCATTTTGTAGAAATGCTGCCTGCCAAATACAAACGTTTGGTAGAATTGCGCTATTTTGATGAACTTTCTTATGAAGAAATTGCAGAAGAATTGGAAGCACCTTTGGGAACGGTAAAAGCCCAGCTGCACCGCGCACGCGAATTGCTCTATGATTTAGTGAAAGATAAAAAAGATGTCATTTAA
- the rsmG gene encoding 16S rRNA (guanine(527)-N(7))-methyltransferase RsmG, whose protein sequence is MELIKKYFPQLSDTQISQFEALLPLYTEWNEKINVISRKDIENLYERHVLHALAIGKVASFEPNDRLLDVGTGGGFPGIPLAILFPEASFHLVDSIGKKIKVVQEVAAALGLKNVVAEQKRGETLPQNYYDFVLGRGVTDIKVFFHWVRKLIRRKAQLEEGEMKNGILYLKGGDLKEELADFKHHIRLIEIADFFEEEFFESKKVLYIPL, encoded by the coding sequence ATGGAACTCATAAAAAAATACTTTCCCCAGCTTTCTGATACTCAAATTTCGCAATTTGAGGCACTCCTGCCGCTTTATACCGAATGGAATGAAAAAATCAATGTCATTTCACGCAAAGACATCGAAAATCTCTATGAAAGGCACGTCTTACACGCCTTAGCCATAGGAAAAGTAGCATCTTTCGAGCCAAATGACCGCCTTTTAGACGTAGGAACAGGGGGCGGCTTCCCCGGTATTCCCTTAGCCATTCTTTTTCCCGAAGCCTCTTTTCATTTGGTAGATTCTATTGGAAAGAAGATAAAAGTGGTACAGGAAGTTGCTGCTGCTTTGGGTCTGAAAAATGTAGTTGCCGAACAAAAAAGGGGGGAAACCCTGCCCCAAAATTACTATGATTTTGTGTTGGGACGTGGCGTTACGGATATAAAAGTGTTTTTTCATTGGGTAAGAAAGCTCATCAGACGAAAAGCCCAGTTGGAAGAAGGCGAAATGAAAAATGGCATTTTATACCTAAAAGGCGGCGATTTGAAAGAGGAGTTAGCGGATTTCAAACATCATATCCGTCTGATAGAAATTGCGGATTTTTTTGAGGAGGAATTTTTCGAAAGCAAAAAAGTGCTATATATTCCGCTTTAA
- a CDS encoding sensor histidine kinase, translating to MKTSYLKLIILLLGITSLGLLGVQFYWLTEIRDAAQERFGQEVRQVLSRVVMLLERQEAVIISKELLEKQNDMQMLGKPQGENTTDSLSRDSLQGDSTKFLLNIELVYADGNFQVYPKSLSPAYNATQIEGANPAVRHFKQYQRKLDFINAVLQRVNESEQPIENRVSYTIINSLLQKELKQKNLNLKYEFALVDNQTQQVFYASSTSPQFKWDTTPWKVRLFPNDLRIHENYLYVIFPEEKSYVTADLISAMFTGGVFVLIMVACFGVVIWTVFQQKRNSEVVNDFISNMTHEFKTPISTIRLVCDMLKEPLVRQNEEKYKHYLSMAESENKRLETQVQRVLDMAKLDKKEYKLKITTIDVHELIEGIVDSMQIQIAQRNGFIASYLDAEQPLIEADAVHLRSMLMTLLDNANKYSPTAPDIAIQTQNIKNGIEIRISDKGQGIAKKHLVRIFEKFYRVPTGNLHDVKGFGLGLAYVKMMAAAHHGTVSAESEGEGKGSTFVLFLPYQMEKD from the coding sequence ATGAAAACTTCCTATCTAAAACTTATCATCTTACTTTTGGGTATCACCTCTTTGGGTTTGCTTGGCGTGCAATTTTATTGGCTCACCGAAATTCGTGATGCTGCACAGGAGCGATTTGGGCAAGAAGTCAGGCAGGTGCTAAGTCGTGTCGTTATGCTCTTGGAAAGGCAGGAAGCGGTTATTATCTCAAAAGAATTGCTCGAAAAGCAGAACGATATGCAGATGCTCGGCAAGCCACAAGGAGAAAATACGACCGATAGTCTAAGCCGCGACTCGCTTCAAGGCGATAGTACAAAATTTTTGCTGAATATAGAATTGGTCTATGCAGATGGAAATTTTCAAGTCTATCCGAAGTCTTTAAGTCCTGCCTACAATGCCACACAAATAGAAGGGGCAAATCCTGCGGTGCGCCACTTCAAACAATATCAGCGCAAACTCGATTTTATCAATGCCGTTTTGCAGCGCGTCAATGAATCGGAGCAACCCATAGAAAATCGCGTATCTTATACCATCATAAATTCCCTTTTGCAAAAAGAATTAAAGCAAAAAAACCTAAACTTAAAATATGAATTTGCGCTGGTAGATAATCAAACTCAACAGGTCTTTTATGCCTCCTCCACTTCGCCCCAATTCAAATGGGACACAACCCCTTGGAAAGTGCGCCTTTTTCCCAACGATTTGCGTATCCACGAAAATTATTTGTACGTTATCTTTCCCGAAGAAAAGAGTTATGTAACGGCAGATTTGATTTCGGCTATGTTTACGGGCGGTGTTTTTGTGCTAATTATGGTCGCTTGTTTTGGGGTCGTGATTTGGACAGTCTTTCAACAGAAGCGAAATTCGGAGGTAGTCAATGATTTTATTAGCAATATGACGCATGAATTTAAAACGCCAATTTCTACCATTCGTTTGGTTTGCGATATGCTCAAAGAGCCACTTGTGCGCCAAAATGAGGAAAAATACAAACATTACCTTTCTATGGCAGAATCGGAAAACAAGCGGCTCGAAACGCAGGTACAGCGCGTGTTGGATATGGCAAAATTAGACAAGAAAGAGTACAAGCTAAAAATTACGACGATAGATGTGCATGAGCTTATCGAGGGCATTGTAGATAGCATGCAAATTCAGATAGCACAGCGCAACGGTTTTATCGCCTCCTACCTCGATGCCGAACAGCCACTAATAGAAGCCGATGCCGTTCATTTGCGAAGCATGCTCATGACCCTGCTGGATAACGCCAACAAATATTCGCCCACTGCGCCCGACATCGCTATCCAAACACAAAATATAAAAAACGGCATAGAGATTCGCATTAGCGACAAAGGACAAGGCATTGCTAAAAAGCATTTGGTACGCATTTTCGAAAAATTTTATCGCGTGCCGACAGGAAACTTACACGACGTAAAGGGCTTTGGCTTGGGCTTGGCTTATGTCAAAATGATGGCAGCCGCTCACCATGGCACTGTTTCGGCGGAAAGTGAAGGCGAAGGAAAGGGTAGTACCTTTGTCCTATTTTTGCCCTATCAAATGGAAAAAGATTGA
- a CDS encoding OmpA family protein, translating to MTVFLLKHSRLSSLVKGIMVVFVFLFGFYIKPIKAQEEKPQYQIVAHFTKENSPLPNDFVQDLVLTPQGQVWIATNEGLGLMDTQGKTLTDAALAALHLPTDSVQLFFSRVLKKGIRSLFWDDESQSLWLGTYQNGLIQKKEQYFYAYTQNFEEQPPIITIALERHKQKVFVWFGTEEKGLFCVEIKDQDLKQAQALPPPFQILRHPNQKIKRVFQILKPNHNTNEKWIATEKGLFTYDGKKWKMVSPHLTHALYFDEFEEWGSDYPKKGKIPATLYLSQTENQQPVFYQNQEKETSKDLHLQFRQMLIDEQGTLWGASSFGLLFRIAAKKEGASKWQKSPLLPTLPISVLRRDKAGRIWVGTMGQGIFVLENIDKSDKTKVENVADSLQNPLTTKTFVIEGQSIKVGEILDLKVQFQRASAELSDFGSLEALLNLMRQNPTLEIELSGHTDNVGDEQINLQLSKDRADSVKEFLILHGIEERRIKTKGYGSQRPLNANLTEKMRRENRRVELKIVAE from the coding sequence ATGACCGTATTCCTACTAAAACACAGCCGTTTGTCCTCTCTTGTGAAAGGGATAATGGTTGTGTTTGTGTTTTTATTTGGTTTTTACATAAAACCGATAAAAGCACAAGAAGAAAAGCCACAGTATCAAATTGTAGCACATTTTACCAAAGAAAACAGCCCGCTTCCAAACGACTTTGTCCAAGATTTAGTCCTGACTCCACAAGGGCAAGTATGGATTGCGACAAATGAAGGCTTGGGTCTGATGGATACGCAAGGCAAAACCCTGACAGATGCCGCCCTTGCTGCCTTACATCTGCCTACCGATTCGGTGCAACTTTTTTTTAGCAGGGTACTAAAAAAGGGGATTCGCAGCTTATTTTGGGACGACGAAAGCCAATCGCTTTGGCTTGGCACTTATCAAAATGGTTTAATTCAGAAAAAGGAACAGTATTTTTACGCCTATACCCAAAATTTTGAAGAACAACCCCCCATTATTACTATCGCTTTGGAAAGGCACAAGCAAAAAGTTTTTGTCTGGTTTGGCACAGAAGAAAAAGGGCTTTTTTGTGTAGAAATAAAAGACCAAGATTTGAAGCAGGCGCAAGCCCTGCCCCCACCTTTCCAAATTCTAAGACATCCGAACCAAAAAATTAAGCGCGTCTTTCAAATTTTGAAGCCTAATCACAATACAAATGAAAAATGGATTGCGACAGAAAAAGGGCTTTTCACCTACGACGGCAAAAAGTGGAAAATGGTCAGTCCGCATCTAACCCATGCCCTCTACTTTGACGAATTTGAGGAATGGGGCAGCGACTATCCTAAAAAAGGAAAAATTCCTGCCACGCTCTACCTAAGCCAGACCGAAAATCAGCAGCCTGTTTTTTATCAAAATCAGGAAAAGGAAACTTCAAAAGATTTGCACCTGCAATTTCGCCAGATGCTTATTGATGAGCAGGGAACACTTTGGGGAGCGTCGTCCTTTGGCTTACTTTTCCGAATAGCGGCTAAAAAAGAAGGGGCAAGCAAGTGGCAAAAATCGCCGCTATTGCCTACTTTGCCTATTTCGGTGCTGCGGCGCGACAAGGCAGGCAGAATTTGGGTAGGCACAATGGGGCAGGGAATTTTTGTCCTCGAAAATATAGACAAATCGGATAAAACAAAGGTAGAAAATGTAGCAGATAGCCTGCAAAATCCGCTCACTACTAAAACCTTTGTCATCGAAGGGCAGTCTATCAAAGTAGGTGAAATATTGGATTTGAAGGTGCAATTTCAACGTGCCAGTGCCGAATTAAGCGATTTTGGCTCTTTGGAAGCCTTGCTCAATTTGATGCGTCAGAATCCTACCTTAGAAATAGAACTTTCTGGACATACCGACAATGTAGGCGACGAACAAATCAATTTGCAACTTTCAAAGGATAGAGCCGATTCCGTCAAGGAATTTCTTATCTTGCATGGCATAGAAGAAAGGCGCATCAAGACAAAAGGCTATGGCAGCCAAAGACCCTTGAATGCAAATCTGACCGAAAAAATGCGCAGAGAAAATAGGCGCGTAGAGCTAAAAATTGTGGCGGAATAG
- a CDS encoding coiled-coil domain-containing protein, translating to MTKSSFRAFSAACLALCLLLTLTHCTNTKEEALKASREIILEQDKEIEAKKKRIDTLEQAIRAISQARDNASAQADTLHDYQSELKSKATELEQTIKEYQSLLAKKENEFREYRNLALEEKKVAEIREEKKKLLADNEFMVNKIKQLKQMKEINEVMNGLTDIIEKIPPFNKFDCYYRDKKDLLKNTSQKEGYSPKLLLMEEGGIYPIQDIGEVLVDLDLNFFKLKGNPTQANITLCLYEQGKDVPLYCQDEIFESERKRIVWKQSVEKTFQAQSYYFQVRYGDQILTEPYRFSVKK from the coding sequence ATGACAAAATCAAGTTTCCGCGCTTTTTCCGCTGCCTGCCTTGCCCTTTGTTTGCTTCTGACCCTTACCCATTGTACCAATACAAAAGAGGAGGCACTCAAAGCCTCACGCGAAATTATCCTCGAACAAGACAAAGAAATAGAAGCCAAAAAGAAAAGAATTGACACCTTAGAACAAGCCATTCGCGCCATCAGCCAAGCTCGCGACAACGCCTCAGCGCAGGCAGATACCCTGCACGACTACCAGAGCGAACTCAAAAGCAAAGCCACCGAATTAGAACAAACCATTAAAGAGTATCAAAGTTTATTGGCTAAAAAAGAAAACGAATTTAGGGAGTATCGCAATTTGGCTCTCGAAGAGAAAAAAGTAGCCGAAATCAGAGAAGAAAAGAAAAAACTCCTCGCCGACAATGAGTTTATGGTCAATAAAATCAAACAACTCAAACAAATGAAGGAAATAAACGAAGTCATGAACGGACTAACCGACATCATCGAGAAAATTCCTCCCTTCAATAAGTTTGACTGCTATTATCGCGATAAAAAAGACCTGCTCAAAAACACCAGCCAAAAGGAAGGATATAGCCCCAAATTGTTGCTCATGGAAGAAGGCGGCATCTATCCGATACAAGACATAGGCGAAGTTTTGGTAGATTTAGACCTTAATTTTTTCAAATTGAAGGGAAATCCTACACAAGCCAATATTACCCTCTGTTTATACGAGCAAGGCAAAGATGTGCCACTATACTGTCAAGATGAAATCTTTGAGAGCGAGCGCAAGCGCATTGTTTGGAAACAGTCGGTAGAAAAAACCTTTCAGGCACAATCTTATTATTTCCAAGTACGCTACGGCGACCAAATCCTGACCGAACCTTATCGCTTTTCTGTGAAAAAGTAA
- a CDS encoding DUF4384 domain-containing protein encodes MHLRTSRSRFFSLFIEKKDLMPPFTSFLLLLLLCSLLEQAKGQNPASKGGGLLLEAEEATFEQVPLKKPYLSYSLNGEGYVGTRGLPSAASLKVFAPKVGNQANFGTCVGWTSAYAARTIIEAKKLGLRQTAEINKIAFSPGFLYQIAKKAEDDNCQQGIYLMDALDKMRINGVAPLSHFPTDCGNYISERVYQEAQKYTIKSYARLWSRQDNEEARVQAVKQSIAEGNPVVGGLLAPPSLYMARNQWLPTESPETVREGHAVCIVGYDDAYLGGAFEIMNSWGENWGNRGFTWVTYHDFALYFKFAYEIIGDISELKPKPLFAAKVELPLSKGGEMSFKFRYPTYQALQGYASGTQFQIAVEGSKAAYLYVLYGDKSHQRVQVLYPNLMEIEMGKDTEIPLKTHQKFALPQTGGYLTLDATKGKDYLCLIFSAKPYPIEELLNRIEKLPAHLPFSNKILTNLRAKPLTHQEIDFKEGKIAFEIPATFSITSDFLVPVFIEWEHF; translated from the coding sequence ATGCACCTAAGAACATCAAGAAGTCGTTTTTTTTCACTTTTTATAGAAAAAAAAGACCTAATGCCGCCTTTCACCTCTTTCCTACTTCTTCTTTTGCTTTGTAGCCTTTTAGAGCAGGCGAAGGGTCAAAATCCTGCCTCAAAAGGCGGAGGGCTACTTTTAGAAGCCGAAGAAGCCACTTTTGAGCAAGTACCACTAAAAAAGCCCTATCTTTCTTATTCCCTCAATGGCGAAGGTTATGTAGGTACGCGCGGACTGCCCAGCGCGGCTTCGCTCAAAGTATTTGCGCCTAAGGTAGGCAATCAGGCGAATTTTGGCACTTGTGTTGGCTGGACTTCGGCTTATGCAGCGCGGACTATCATCGAGGCTAAAAAGTTGGGACTGCGCCAAACGGCAGAAATCAATAAGATAGCCTTTTCACCGGGTTTTTTGTATCAGATTGCAAAAAAAGCCGAAGACGATAATTGTCAGCAGGGCATTTATTTGATGGACGCACTCGATAAAATGCGCATCAATGGCGTAGCCCCCCTTAGTCATTTCCCTACCGATTGTGGCAATTACATTTCCGAGCGCGTCTATCAGGAAGCGCAAAAATATACCATCAAAAGCTATGCACGCCTTTGGAGCAGGCAGGACAACGAGGAGGCGCGTGTGCAAGCCGTCAAGCAGAGTATTGCCGAGGGGAATCCCGTTGTGGGCGGTTTGCTTGCGCCGCCTTCGCTTTATATGGCGCGAAACCAATGGTTGCCTACCGAAAGCCCCGAAACGGTCAGAGAAGGGCATGCGGTCTGCATTGTAGGGTATGATGATGCGTATTTGGGGGGTGCATTTGAAATTATGAACAGTTGGGGTGAAAATTGGGGAAACAGGGGTTTTACTTGGGTTACTTATCACGATTTTGCCCTTTATTTTAAGTTTGCTTATGAAATTATTGGCGATATTAGCGAGCTAAAACCGAAGCCACTTTTTGCCGCAAAGGTAGAGTTGCCTCTTTCAAAGGGCGGCGAGATGTCTTTCAAATTTCGCTATCCTACCTACCAAGCCCTGCAAGGCTATGCTTCGGGAACACAATTTCAGATAGCGGTAGAGGGCAGTAAGGCGGCGTATCTCTATGTTTTGTATGGCGACAAAAGCCACCAGCGCGTCCAGGTTTTGTATCCAAACCTAATGGAAATAGAGATGGGAAAGGATACCGAAATACCACTAAAAACACATCAAAAGTTTGCCCTGCCACAAACAGGAGGCTATCTAACCTTAGATGCGACAAAGGGAAAGGATTATCTCTGTCTAATTTTTAGCGCAAAGCCCTACCCCATCGAGGAACTATTAAATCGTATCGAAAAGCTACCTGCTCACCTGCCTTTTTCCAATAAAATCCTAACGAATCTAAGAGCAAAACCGCTTACGCATCAGGAAATAGACTTTAAAGAGGGCAAGATAGCCTTCGAAATTCCTGCTACTTTTTCGATAACGAGCGACTTTCTTGTCCCTGTTTTTATAGAATGGGAGCATTTTTAG